In one Nicotiana sylvestris chromosome 8, ASM39365v2, whole genome shotgun sequence genomic region, the following are encoded:
- the LOC104213659 gene encoding E3 ubiquitin-protein ligase RMA1H1-like — protein sequence MALDLHFQEQITETTFDERSTPLEKWKTTCDDDLEDNRSGGFDCNICLDCVHDPVVTFCGHLYCWPCIYKWIQFQSIPSENSDHQQPQCPVCKAEVSQKTLIPLYGRDQATKPSEDDVQSKGMVIPQRPPSLRWGGHTLMSTTDSHPFQQLHHRSQQSQTHQSYPAIPDGTTMNVVHPMIEEMVYARVFANASPTLYSYPNSYHQAGSSSLRMRRQLLLADKSLGRVYFFFFCCVVACLLLF from the coding sequence ATGGCCCTAGATCTTCATTTCCAAGAGCAAATAACAGAGACAACTTTTGACGAGCGTAGTACTCCCTTAGAGAAGTGGAAGACGACGTGTgatgatgacctcgaagacaaTCGCTCTGGTGGTTTTGATTGTAATATATGCCTGGATTGTGTGCATGATCCCGTTGTTACATTTTGTGGTCACCTCTATTGCTGGCCTTGCATTTACAAGTGGATTCAATTCCAGAGCATCCCTTCAGAAAATTCGGATCACCAACAGCCTCAATGCCCTGTTTGCAAGGCTGAAGTTTCACAAAAAACCTTGATTCCACTCTATGGCCGCGACCAAGCTACAAAACCATCTGAAGACGACGTTCAAAGTAAAGGTATGGTCATACCACAAAGGCCTCCAAGTCTAAGATGGGGGGGTCACACACTGATGTCAACTACCGATTCACATCCATTCCAGCAACTTCACCATCGAAGCCAGCAGTCTCAAACACATCAGTCTTATCCTGCCATCCCTGATGGCACGACAATGAACGTTGTACATCCCATGATTGAGGAAATGGTTTATGCACGAGTATTTGCAAATGCTTCACCAACGTTGTATTCATATCCAAACTCATATCACCAAGCAGGGAGCAGTAGTTTGAGAATGAGACGGCAACTATTACTTGCTGATAAATCACTTGGCAGAgtgtattttttcttcttctgttgCGTAGTGGCATGTCTCCTCTTGTTTTGA